One region of Glycine max cultivar Williams 82 chromosome 9, Glycine_max_v4.0, whole genome shotgun sequence genomic DNA includes:
- the LOC100799648 gene encoding probable ribosomal protein S11, mitochondrial, with translation MYRFFSSIRHGRGSSLASLLAPKPALPFNAALRPRRLPQNDGHVRGFSSSNLDWRRLIVNQNVNADANAHPDSMQDIEKRNSEKWNNMRQNMNPDANAPPNFVQNRGNINSRSWNNMRQNVNAPPNFMGNRDNINSRSQNNMDQNVDANADALPDFMQDKENINIGNKNYAETGWNSRPMDFVRGIIDEDNFGRGSPYHQYQYEQDADFVHIKMLRNNTFVTVTDSKGNIKLSGSAGPLKDLKSGQKLSRYAAEATAEVVGRKARGLGLKSVVMKVNGFTHFRRKRNAIMSWKEGFTAGSRGDRNPIVYIEDTTRKPHNGCRLPKKRRI, from the exons ATGTATCGTTTTTTCTCTTCCATTCGCCATGGCCGTGGATCTTCCCTCGCATCTCTTCTCGCGCCGAAACCTGCACTTCCATTCAACGCCGCTCTACGACCTCGCCGTTTACCTCAAAACGACG GGCATGTTAGAGGATTTTCTAGCTCGAATTTAGATTGGAGGAGGCTTATTGTGAACCAGAATGTGAATGCAGATGCAAATGCTCATCCAGATTCTATGCAGGATATAGAGAAAAGAAACTCCGAAAAGTGGAATAATATGAGACAGAATATGAATCCAGATGCAAATGCTCCTCCAAATTTTGTGCAGAATAGAGGGAACATAAACTCCAGAAGCTGGAATAATATGCGACAGAATGTAAATGCTCCTCCAAATTTTATGGGGAATAGAGACAACATAAACTCCAGAAGCCAGAATAATATGGACCAGAATGTGGATGCAAATGCAGATGCTCTTCCAGATTTTATGCAAGATAAAGAGAACATAAACATCGGAAACAAGAATTATGCTGAGACTGGCTGGAACTCTAGGCCTATGGACTTTGTAAGAGGAATTATAGATGAAGATAATTTTGGGAGGGGTTCTCCATATCATCAGTATCAATATGAGCAGGATGCTGATTTTGTTCATATAAAGATGTTGCGTAATAATACCTTTGTTACTGTAACAGATTCTAAAGGAAATATAAAACTCAGTGGCTCTGCCGGTCCATTGAAAGACCTGAAATCAGGGCAAAAGCTTTCTAGGTATGCTGCCGAGGCAACCGCGGAAGTTGTTGGCCGAAAGGCTAGGGGCTTGGGATTGAAATCTGTTGTCATGAAAGTGAATGGATTTACACATTTTAGGAGAAAAAGGAATGCAATAATGAGCTGGAAGGAGGGCTTTACTGCTGGTTCTAGAGGGGATAGAAATCCAATTGTATACATTGAAGATACCACTAGAAAACCCCATAATGGCTGCAGACTCCCAAAGAAACGACGAATTTAG
- the LOC100306446 gene encoding CDGSH iron-sulfur domain-containing protein NEET-like has product MEYVLSNVGAGFCNGMTSTGVLGTHFKASSFVGVGGVRTRRVVLVKAEAVSINPDIRKSEEKVVDSVVVTELSKPLTPYCRCWRSGTFPLCDGSHVKHNKATGDNVGPLLLKK; this is encoded by the exons ATGGAGTATGTTCTAAGCAACGTTGGTGCAGGTTTCTGCAATGGCATGACCTCAACGGGAGTTTTAGGTACCCATTTCAAGGCTAGTTCCTTTGTTGGTGTTGGTGGTGTGAGAACAAGGCGTGTAGTGTTGGTGAAAGCTGAGGCTGTGAGCATAAACCCAGATATAAGGAAGAGTGAAGAGAAAGTGGTGGATTCTGTGGTGGTCACTGAACTCTCCAAGCCCCTCACTCCTTATTGCAG ATGTTGGAGATCAGGGACTTTTCCTCTATGTGATGGAAGCCATGTAAAACACAACAAAGCCACCGGAGATAATGTTGGCCCTCTTcttttgaaaaagtaa
- the LOC100810302 gene encoding K(+) efflux antiporter 5 — MKTAILAPNKRHEFGLWCCVLCLAICARVCGGARSDQETRERFYGNMPNGSSPDSNNTLAKMFDRVLEKEFSENDQPEEPDKNSFNSSVADQQAVLETVAKITHDKAKRNDTHEGNATRAFQFQDVFSLENEDSDDVTTLIDKKDNVFVMSNKKSKYPVLQVDLRLISDLVVVIVSAAIGGIVFSCLGQPVIVGYLLAGSLIGPGGLKFISEMVQVETVAQFGVVFLLFALGLEFSLAKLKAVGPVAVLGGLLQIIIFMFMCGILSMLFGAKLSEGVFVGSFLSMSSTAVVVKFLVERNSNNALHVQVTIGTLIFQDCAVGLLFALLPVLGGNSGLLQGIMSMGKLLLVLSLYITATSVLSWTFVPRFLKLMMRLSSQTNELYQLAAVAFCLLSAWCSDKLGLSLELGSFMAGVMISTTDFAQHTLDQVEPIRNLFAALFLSSIGMLIHVHFLWNHVDILLASVILVVVVKTAVAVLVTKAFGYSLKTSFIVGISLAQIGEFAFVLLSRASNLHLVEGKMYLLLLGTTALSLVTTPLLFKLIPAVMNLGVLMHWFPSESSSQIEGKASVIEGNRML; from the exons ATGAAGACGGCGATTCTGGCCCCGAATAAACGGCACGAGTTTGGGCTCTGGTGCTGCGTTTTGTGCCTCGCGATCTGCGCTAGGGTTTGCGGCGGGGCCAGATCCGACCAGGAAACGCGGGAGAGGTTCTACGGGAACATGCCCAATGGCTCCTCGCCCGATTCCAACAACACCTTGGCCAAGATGTTCGATCGCGTTCTCGAGAAGGAGTTCTCCGAGAATGACCAACCAGaag AACCTGACAAAAACAGCTTCAATAGCAGTGTAGCTGATCAGCAG GCTGTATTGGAGACTGTAGCAAAAATTACTCATGATAAAGCAAAGAGAAATGATACACATGAGGGAAA TGCCACAAGAGCATTTCAGTTTCAAGATGTATTCTCACTGGAAAATGAAGATTCTGATGATGTGACAACTTTGATTGACAAAAAG GACAATGTCTTTGTGATGTCAAACAAGAAATCCAAATATCCTGTGCTTCAAGTGGATTTGAG GTTAATATCAGATTTGGTGGTTGTCATAGTTTCTGCAGCCATTGGTGGAATTGTCTTTTCCTGTTTGGGGCAACCG GTTATTGTGGGCTATCTTCTTGCAGGCTCCCTTATTGGACCAGGCGGTTTGAAGTTCATTAGTGAAATGGTGCAG GTTGAGACTGTTGCACAATTTGGTGTAGTGTTTCTTCTCTTTGCTTTGGGGCTGGAGTTTTCCCTGGCAAAG TTAAAAGCTGTGGGACCTGTTGCTGTTCTTGGAGGGCTACttcaaattatcatttttatgttcatGTGTGGCATTCTTTCCATG TTATTTGGAGCCAAATTGTCTGAGGGTGTTTTTGTCGGTTCCTTTCTATCAATGTCATCAACAGCAGTG GTGGTGAAGTTTTTAGTGGAGCGGAATAGTAATAATGCTCTCCATGTTCAAGTTACAATTGGGACTCTTATTTTTCAG GATTGTGCAGTGGGTTTACTATTTGCTTTGCTCCCAGTTTTGGGTGGTAACAGTGGCCTTTTACAAGGAATAATGTCAATGGGAAAACT GTTGCTAGTGTTGTCTTTGTATATCACTGCTACGTCTGTATTGTCTTGGACATTTGTTCCTCGCTTTCTTAAACTGATGATGCGGCTGTCATCTCAG ACAAATGAACTTTATCAGCTAGCCGCTGTTGCTTTCTGCTTGTTATCTGCATGG TGCAGTGATAAGCTTGGCCTTAGTCTCGAGTTGGGTTCATTTATGGCTGGTGTTATGATTTCCACAACAGACTTTGCTCAACATACTTTGGACCAG GTGGAACCAATTCGTAACCTATTTGCAGCTCTCTTTCTCTCAAGTATTGGAATGCTTATTCATGTGCACTTCCTTTGGAACCATGTGGATATCTTGCTGGCATCTGTTATTCTGGTTGTAGTTGTTAAAACTGCTGTTGCTGTTTTAGTTACAAAGGCCTTTGGTTATAGCCTTAAGACATCATTTATT GTTGGTATCTCACTTGCTCAAATTGGAGAATTTGCTTTTGTCCTCCTGAGTCGTGCTTCAAATCTTCACCTTGTTGAG GGGAAAATGTATCTTCTTCTTCTAGGGACTACAGCTCTTAGTCTG GTTACAACTCCACTTTTGTTTAAATTGATTCCTGCTGTCATGAATCTGGGTGTTCTCATGCACTGGTTTCCCTCTGAAAGTAGCTCACAAATTGAG